One Anolis carolinensis isolate JA03-04 chromosome 4, rAnoCar3.1.pri, whole genome shotgun sequence DNA window includes the following coding sequences:
- the fbxl7 gene encoding F-box/LRR-repeat protein 7 isoform X3, with translation MRTLSTPSPALICPPSSHSLQNGKSSSTSSSSVTGETIAMVHSPPPTRLTHPLIRSASQLQKEQANINRLPDQSVIQIFSFLPTNQLCRCARVCRRWYNLAWDPRLWRTIRLMGETINVDRALKVLTRRLCQDTPNVCLMLETVIVSGCRRLTDRGLYTIAQYCPELRQLEVSGCYNISNEAVFDVVSLCPNLEHLDVSGCSKVTCISLTREASIKLSPMHGKQISICYLDMSDCFVLEDEGLHTIAAHCTQLTHLYLRRCIRITDEGLRYLMIYCTFIRELSVSDCRFVSDFGMREIAKLESRLRYLSIAHCARITDVGIRYITKYCSKLRYLNARGCEGITDHGVEYLAKNCTKLKSLDIGKCPLVSNIGLEFLALNCFNLKRLSLKSCESITGQGLQIVAANCFDLQMLNVQDCEISVEALRFVKRHCKRCIIEHTNPAFF, from the exons ATGCGTACCCTCAGCACACCCAGCCCAGCACTAATATGTCCCCCAAGTTCACACAGCTTGCAGAATGGAAAGTCATCTTCCACCTCTTCCTCTTCAGTCACTGGGGAAACCATTGCGATGGTTCACTCACCTCCTCCAACCCGACTCACCCATCCGCTCATCCGCTCtgcctctcagcttcagaaggaaCAGGCCAACATCAATCGGCTCCCAGATCAGTCAGTGATCCAGATCTTCTCCTTCTTGCCCACTAACCAACTGTGCCGCTGTGCCCGAGTTTGCCGCCGCTGGTATAACCTCGCTTGGGACCCCCGCCTTTGGAGGACTATTCGCCTGATGGGTGAGACAATCAATGTGGACAGAGCGCTGAAGGTGCTGACCCGGCGACTTTGCCAGGACACACCAAACGTCTGTCTTATGTTGGAGACAGTAATTGTTAGTGGCTGCAGGCGGCTCACGGACAGAGGTCTCTACACCATTGCTCAGTACTGTCCAGAACTGAGGCAGCTGGAGGTGTCGGGTTGCTACAACATTTCCAACGAGGCAGTCTTTGATGTGGTCTCGCTATGTCCAAACCTGGAGCACTTAGATGTATCAG GTTGTTCCAAAGTGACGTGCATCAGCTTAACTCGTGAAGCTTCCATCAAGTTGTCCCCAATGCATGGAAAACAGATTTCTATCTGCTACTTGGACATGAGTGACTGCTTTGTCCTTGAGGATGAAGGACTGCACACCATTGCTGCCCACTGCACGCAATTGACGCACCTCTACCTACGCCGCTGCATCCGCATCACTGATGAAGGCCTCCGTTACCTGATGATTTACTGCACTTTCATCAGGGAGCTGAGTGTGAGCGACTGTCGCTTTGTCAGTGATTTCGGCATGCGTGAGATTGCAAAGCTGGAGTCCCGCCTCCGGTACCTCAGCATCGCCCACTGTGCCCGCATCACTGACGTCGGCATCCGATACATCACCAAGTACTGCAGCAAGTTGCGCTACCTCAATGCGCGGGGCTGTGAGGGCATCACAGACCATGGAGTGGAGTACCTTGCCAAAAATTGCACAAAACTCAAGTCACTTGACATTGGGAAATGCCCCCTGGTCTCCAACATTGGCTTGGAGTTTCTGGCTCTGAACTGCTTCAACCTGAAACGACTGAGCCTGAAGTCCTGCGAAAGCATCACTGGACAAGGCCTGCAGATTGTGGCTGCCAACTGCTTTGATCTACAGATGCTCAATGTACAGGATTGTGAAATCTCAGTGGAAGCTTTGAGGTTTGTTAAACGCCATTGTAAGCGCTGCATCATAGAGCACACCAACCCTGCCTTTTTCTGA
- the fbxl7 gene encoding F-box/LRR-repeat protein 7 isoform X2, with product MGANNGKRYGSEGKGSSSISSDVSSSTDHTPTKTQRNAATSEDSDLSMRTLSTPSPALICPPSSHSLQNGKSSSTSSSSVTGETIAMVHSPPPTRLTHPLIRSASQLQKEQANINRLPDQSVIQIFSFLPTNQLCRCARVCRRWYNLAWDPRLWRTIRLMGETINVDRALKVLTRRLCQDTPNVCLMLETVIVSGCRRLTDRGLYTIAQYCPELRQLEVSGCYNISNEAVFDVVSLCPNLEHLDVSGCSKVTCISLTREASIKLSPMHGKQISICYLDMSDCFVLEDEGLHTIAAHCTQLTHLYLRRCIRITDEGLRYLMIYCTFIRELSVSDCRFVSDFGMREIAKLESRLRYLSIAHCARITDVGIRYITKYCSKLRYLNARGCEGITDHGVEYLAKNCTKLKSLDIGKCPLVSNIGLEFLALNCFNLKRLSLKSCESITGQGLQIVAANCFDLQMLNVQDCEISVEALRFVKRHCKRCIIEHTNPAFF from the exons ATTCCGACCTGAGCATGCGTACCCTCAGCACACCCAGCCCAGCACTAATATGTCCCCCAAGTTCACACAGCTTGCAGAATGGAAAGTCATCTTCCACCTCTTCCTCTTCAGTCACTGGGGAAACCATTGCGATGGTTCACTCACCTCCTCCAACCCGACTCACCCATCCGCTCATCCGCTCtgcctctcagcttcagaaggaaCAGGCCAACATCAATCGGCTCCCAGATCAGTCAGTGATCCAGATCTTCTCCTTCTTGCCCACTAACCAACTGTGCCGCTGTGCCCGAGTTTGCCGCCGCTGGTATAACCTCGCTTGGGACCCCCGCCTTTGGAGGACTATTCGCCTGATGGGTGAGACAATCAATGTGGACAGAGCGCTGAAGGTGCTGACCCGGCGACTTTGCCAGGACACACCAAACGTCTGTCTTATGTTGGAGACAGTAATTGTTAGTGGCTGCAGGCGGCTCACGGACAGAGGTCTCTACACCATTGCTCAGTACTGTCCAGAACTGAGGCAGCTGGAGGTGTCGGGTTGCTACAACATTTCCAACGAGGCAGTCTTTGATGTGGTCTCGCTATGTCCAAACCTGGAGCACTTAGATGTATCAG GTTGTTCCAAAGTGACGTGCATCAGCTTAACTCGTGAAGCTTCCATCAAGTTGTCCCCAATGCATGGAAAACAGATTTCTATCTGCTACTTGGACATGAGTGACTGCTTTGTCCTTGAGGATGAAGGACTGCACACCATTGCTGCCCACTGCACGCAATTGACGCACCTCTACCTACGCCGCTGCATCCGCATCACTGATGAAGGCCTCCGTTACCTGATGATTTACTGCACTTTCATCAGGGAGCTGAGTGTGAGCGACTGTCGCTTTGTCAGTGATTTCGGCATGCGTGAGATTGCAAAGCTGGAGTCCCGCCTCCGGTACCTCAGCATCGCCCACTGTGCCCGCATCACTGACGTCGGCATCCGATACATCACCAAGTACTGCAGCAAGTTGCGCTACCTCAATGCGCGGGGCTGTGAGGGCATCACAGACCATGGAGTGGAGTACCTTGCCAAAAATTGCACAAAACTCAAGTCACTTGACATTGGGAAATGCCCCCTGGTCTCCAACATTGGCTTGGAGTTTCTGGCTCTGAACTGCTTCAACCTGAAACGACTGAGCCTGAAGTCCTGCGAAAGCATCACTGGACAAGGCCTGCAGATTGTGGCTGCCAACTGCTTTGATCTACAGATGCTCAATGTACAGGATTGTGAAATCTCAGTGGAAGCTTTGAGGTTTGTTAAACGCCATTGTAAGCGCTGCATCATAGAGCACACCAACCCTGCCTTTTTCTGA